The following coding sequences lie in one Carassius carassius chromosome 1, fCarCar2.1, whole genome shotgun sequence genomic window:
- the plekhh3 gene encoding pleckstrin homology domain-containing family H member 3 → MPLQGLCWLVCCRQGFSLLARDHGEKEEEESFELRNQDEHTHTGRGQLEVTLSQPTRTANGTPCLSGVPEEKRSLITQKIKMTMDEDPEVLVKGWLLREVQGGWLRQRRFWFVLTTDSLDYYSGPDRDARRQGTLVLTSLCSVLWPDKHTYKQTGYWSLTVYGRKHCFRLFTKHYNEAVHWACAVQKVIDSKAPVETPTQLLIRDIEENKFNPEVVEHIYEHNPILRYTQSPLYAPLLPFPYGSLHHTHMAGKGYMSIREEAVRLFNCLQQLELAREPIPLIQGILQTCLDLRPLRDELYCQLIKQTSVTNSGVQMQTQTQPNPQLRYWQLLTCMSCTFLPSCSILRYLRFHLKRVQSLSVDPEVESYASFIAQALEKTRGRECVPSWEEIQGLMGRQEILCTVHYPGPGCCQIPITSHTTANEVVRQMAERLGLQDSPNTFALFEQNSCWEKAIGGSTIIADVITRFENLSAKDPDSDCRCRLCFKLYCLLDTDSISTDSIEYLFLYEQCHEMVVRGQLPACEDDLLSLAALRLQCLLGDFSALSPYPPLEQLFPAEVVEARALLAPVDPPGCPSFPGGLLAGTLWGHKRRQEQDQRLRARLREEGAVVMSAILERWKALAGYSRRDSMAAYLTIAQQWSGFGCTLYEVDFYISSTGSFSQKLWLGVAASCVSLYRQGEAEALESLPIGQICSYGVSDSNTFRITAGDRDLLFETSKLTEIMQLMNAYFSATHCQLDKDDCISTETNPKLHPSLLELPSHPV, encoded by the exons TCTGTCAGGAGTTCCTGAGGAGAAGAGAAGTCTCATCACACAGAAGATCAAGATGACGATGGATGAAGACCCTGAGGTGCTTGTGAAGG GCTGGCTCCTGCGGGAGGTGCAGGGAGGTTGGCTCCGGCAGAGGAGGTTCTGGTTCGTGCTGACAACAGACTCTCTTGACTACTACAGCGGCCCGGACAGAGATGCTCGCAGACAGGGCACGCTAGTACTCACATCCCTCTGTTCAGTGCTGTGGCCGGATAAACACACCTACAAACAGACAG GTTACTGGAGTCTGACAGTGTATGGCCGCAAACATTGCTTCAGACTCTTCACAAAGCACTACAATGAGGCGGTGCACTGGGCGTGTGCTGTACAGAAAGTCATAGACAGCAAAGCGCCGGTTGAGACGCCGACACAGCTCCTCATACGAGACATTGAG GAAAATAAATTCAATCCAGAAGTTGTAGAACACATCTATGAACATAATCCCATCCTGAGGTACACCCAGAGCCCCCTTTACGCCCCACTGCTGCCTTTCCCCTATGGCAGCCTCCACCACACAC ATATGGCAGGTAAAGGCTACATGTCCATCCGTGAGGAGGCGGTGAGGCTTTTTAACTGCCTCCAGCAGTTGGAGTTGGCCCGTGAGCCTATTCCTCTCATACAGGGGATCCTCCAGACCTGCCTTGACCTCCGGCCGCTCCGAGATGAACTCTACTGCCAGCTTATCAAACAGACCAGCGTCACCAACTCAGGAGTCCAGATgcagacacagacacagccgAATCCGCAGCTCAGATACTGGCAGCTGCTCACCTGCATGAGCTGCACCTTCCTGCCCAGCTGCAGCATACTCCGATACCTACGCTTTCACCTGAAGAG GGTTCAGAGTTTGAGTGTGGACCCAGAGGTAGAGAGCTACGCATCCTTCATAGCCCAGGCTCTGGAGAAGACGCGCGGCCGTGAGTGTGTGCCCTCGTGGGAGGAGATCCAGGGGCTGATGGGAAGGCAGGAGATACTGTGTACTGTGCACTACCCTGGACCGGGCTGCTGCCAGATACCAATCACCTCGCACACCACGGCTAATGAG GTCGTGAGGCAGATGGCGGAACGCCTCGGGCTGCAGGACAGCCCAAACACATTTGCTCTTTTTGAGCAGAACTCTTGCTGGGAAAAAGCTATCGGAGGCAGCACCATAATCGCAGATGTCATCACCAGATttgaaaa TTTGTCAGCTAAAGATCCCGACTCTGACTGCCGGTGCCGACTCTGCTTTAAACTGTATTGTCTTCTGGACACCGACAGCATCAGTACAGACAGCATTGAGTACCTCTTCCTGTATGAGCAG TGTCATGAGATGGTGGTGCGGGGGCAGCTGCCAGCCTGTGAGGACGACCTTCTTTCCCTGGCAGCGTTGAGACTGCAGTGTCTACTGGGAGATTTCAGCGCCCTCTCACCATACCCGCCCTTGGAGCAGCTCTTTCCGGCTGAAGTGGTGGAGGCCCGGGCCCTACTGGCCCCCGTCGATCCCCCTGGCTGTCCGTCATTCCCCGGGGGTCTGCTGGCTGGGACGCTGTGGGGACACAAGCGGCGTCAGGAACAGGACCAAAGACTGCGGGCCAGACTAAGGGAAGAGGGAGCCGTGGTGATGTCGGCCATTTTGGAGCGCTGGAAAGCCCTGGCGGGATACAGTCGCAGAGACAGCATGGCCGCCTATCTCACCATTGCCCAGCAGTGGTCGGGGTTTGGCTGCACGCTCTATGAAGTGGACTTTTACATC AGCTCGACAGGAAGCTTCTCTCAGAAGTTGTGGCTGGGCGTGGCAGCTTCCTGTGTGTCTCTGTATCGTCAGGGTGAGGCTGAAGCATTGGAGTCTCTGCCGATTGGTCAGATCTGTTCCTATGGCGTCTCTGATAGCAACACATTCAGGATCACTGCGGGAGACAGAGATCTGCTCTTCGAAACCTCCAAG ctgacTGAGATCATGCAGCTGATGAATGCTTACTTCAGTGCCACCCATTGCCAGCTGGACAAGGATGACTGCATCTCCACGGAGACAAACCCTAAGCTCCACCCCTCCCTACTTGAGCTCCCCTCTCACCCGGTGTGA